The DNA segment ACTCGGAACGCTATCCCGACGGCCTCGCCAACTCGAGCGGCCTCGTCGGGCGATGCTTCATGGATCACCCCTTCGCGGGGATGGGCGGCACGATCGACGAGCCGACCCGCCAGAACCACGTCGGCTTCCTCACCAGCGAGAGCCACCAGTTCTACGACGACGCCGATAGCGAGGTCGGCCCGTTCAAACTGGAGTTCTTCAACTACGCCGGTCCCTCGCCCGTCGAGACGGCTCTCGGGGGAGACGAGTGGGGCGACGCCCTGCTCGATCGACTGCGGTCCGAGTACGGCACCCACGTCGGGTTGGGCGCGCTGGTCGAACAGCTCCCCCGCGAGGAGAGCTACGTCGGGCTGGATCCCGACCGGACCGACGATCACGGCAACCCCGTCCCCGAGATCCACTGGGACCTCGACGACCGCGCGCTGCGCACCCTCGAACGCGCGAACGAGGTGCAACGCTCGATCCTCGAGGAGATGGGCGCCGAGATAACCTGGACCGTCAGCCCCGAGAACGCCGGTCCGGCCTTCCATCACATGGGGACGACCAGGATGGGCGAGGACCCCGACGAGAGCGTCGTAAACCCTCGGCTGCGAACCCACGACCTCTCGAACTGCTGGATCGTCGGAAGCAGCGTCTTCCCCACCGGCGGCGCGGTCAACCCGACGCTCACCATCGCCGCGCTCGCGCTCCGGGCCGCGGAGGCGGTCGACGAAGCGCTCTGACTCAGGTGATTTAGGCAAACCTAAAAAGACAAGTACGAGCGCTCGGAAGGGGCGGTCATGAGCGATCTCCTGCGATCGATCCGGCGATCCGCGACGACCGACGAGCCCGGAGAGTTCACCTTCGAGGACGTGAGCGTCGTGATGGGAACGTACGATGAAGAAGAGGCGATCGGGACGGTGCTCTCCGATATCGAGCGCGTTACCGACGGGAAGGCCGAGGTCGTCTGCGTCGACGGTTCCTCGGACCGCACGCCCGAGATCGCGCGCGAGCATGGCGCGCGCGTGATCGAACAGGAGCCCCAGGGTTACGGCGTCGCCGTGCGCGAGGCGATCCTCGCGCCCGATCGGCCCGTCGTGGTGACGACCGACTGCGACGACACCTATCCGATGGAGGCGCTCCCCGACTTCCTCGAGTTGATCAACGAG comes from the Halalkalicoccus sp. CG83 genome and includes:
- a CDS encoding dolichyl-phosphate hexose transferase yields the protein MSDLLRSIRRSATTDEPGEFTFEDVSVVMGTYDEEEAIGTVLSDIERVTDGKAEVVCVDGSSDRTPEIAREHGARVIEQEPQGYGVAVREAILAPDRPVVVTTDCDDTYPMEALPDFLELINEGYDVVSGDRLYYGADAMPAANRLGNEAFALLTSVLSGNRVHDTTTGMRAYRREVVESIEWTENTGLSAELLIRPVLRGYDVRERPIEYRERAGETKLDPVRGGAEIAASIVKVCLEERFR